Sequence from the Caretta caretta isolate rCarCar2 chromosome 16, rCarCar1.hap1, whole genome shotgun sequence genome:
TTGCAGTTTATTTCTCTTCCAATAGGCCAaatctgcaatttaaaaaaaatcctgtttttcaTACTATAAAGCATCTCAAGCTGTAAACTGCTACATGAACAGAGAGTGATTGCTTTGCACTTATTTATGTGGTAGTCATTCTGGGCTGCCAACAACTAGTGAATTTAGACAAATTATATTTCAGACGATTTCTGGAAGTGGAGTTCCTGACCACAGAAGGTATTTGGTTTTCAGGTTTTTCTTGCTTTCAGTCTACAGAAGAGTAGTAGTATTGACTGTGTGTGTCTTGACTCAAGCCTGAAGTGTTCCTCTGAAGAGACTTTTTTAGTTAATATTCAATCTCTTGCATACAGATTAAGTGAATGAGGAAAACAGAATAGTTTTAGCAACAACATGTTTCACCAAATCTTTTGCTAGTCCTCTTAACTATATTAACTTTCTCTACCCAATCAGAAGATTAATAAAGTCCCAATGAGCACACTTATGAGAAACATTGTGAAGCTCTAAACTATTTATTAAAATCAGAACTCCTCCTCCCAAGCTATATGCCCCCCTACTGAAGAAGAGTTTGCAACAAGAATATACTTGGCAGATGCTGAAGGCCTTACTACAAACCCAGGGCTACCCACTTAATGCACACCCAGCCATCTGATATTCAGTCTTAAAAGAAAAGCATAGAACCACCACTAGCTTTCAAAGACCCATTTGTCTTCTATACAGTGCTTCACTGATAGGCTATGGGGAAAAATCCATGTACTCTTAAAAGCGCCAATGAATTTCCTAAATGCAAAAAGTACCATACTTCTCTGCACTGTGATACACATTTAAACAGACACAGTACATACCTTGATTTCATACTTATCTGCACTTAAAAGAATATAATCCCCAGGACTATGCATGAGAGATTTGACTTTACACTTCTGCAAAACCACCTGCAATTGAAGAAATAGTTAAATAAGTCTAAAGCTCATTAAACAGATTCCCAAGttcataaaatattaaattaccTATTCAAATCTAGGTAAAACTTGCTCTAGTTTATTGACAATTTGAGTAATGGAAGTTTAAATACTGATAATAGAGGTTTAAAAACATTGCAATTTTGCTATGACTGTGCCTTTGGGGCACAGGTTCTTTTAAGGAAGAATACTTTGTCAtcaaaaagaacccaaaacaattAAGACTTTGTGTTCCCAATTAAGTCTTTGTGATAGAAAATCCTTTCATGTTAAACTTGATTCTAGAATCACCCTGACTAGCTAAGAACTAAGCATTCCAGCTTCCTCATTTGAGAAAACTTTGCTCACCTTCATTTTGACTGTACACTTTACAGACAAGCAGCACTTTTTTTCATTGTAATTATGCCTTTCAAAGTAGCTTGGCTTCAGTACAATCACACTCATTCCTGGAATAAAACATTGAACCCTAATCATTCCATTCACTTTGCTATAGGAACTACTTCATGTAAGTGGATTGAATGTTTTCACTGTAGCTTTTGTAAGTGCCTCTTCTATGAAATATAACtatagccgtgttggtcccaggatattagagagactagataggtgaggtaataactttagtacctttcccagacctgaagagctctgtgtggcttgaaagcttgtctccctcaccaacaaaagtgggtccaataaaagatattacctcacccaccttgtctctcttctgCCAAAGCGTTATTTTCTAACATTTTAACAGCGATTTCCTTTGAATCAAAAACTGACAATCCCTGCGTCAACCACTTATCTCTGGTTACTGACAGCCCACCCCCTGTACGGCTGCAAGTGAAGGAATACCACTTGAGGAGATATGGGATGTGTATAAAACACATGCACAGTATTATCTTGCAAAGCAAGATTTGACTACATCAATACAACCCTACCTTAGTGACCCATTCAGTGTGTCCAGTAAATGTATTCAGGCACATTCCTGTTGATAAGGCCCATACTTTCAAAGTGAAGTCTGCAGAACCACTGACCAGAACATCGAGTTCATCATTGTAGTCCACACTAAAAACTACAAGCAAGAAGGATTTTAAATGAGTAGCACCACTCTCTACATTTATCCTCATCTCATCTGAGATGAGGGTACCAGGCCAAGACTAATAACCTCAATCTTCAAAGGTTCTAATGGTTCAGATTGAATGGTTACTTTAAATACATGTATCTGTTATTTCCACCCCTTAAAGCTTAGATTCCCAAGGCTATTGGTTCTTCTCCATGAAATTAGAACAGTATCTCAATTAGCAGGGTTATTTTTTGACTGATGTATGAATTAAGTGTAGTGTAACCTAATTATTTAGGCCAGTCCCATTGTAGGTGTTCCAgaagtaattttgttttaaatatcctAGTTCTGAAAAGCCTTAGCccatcaaaaaaacaaaatcttacTACATTTAAAGCCTCAGCTGTTCTGGTAGGCAGCCTCCTGTCCTCGGTGCAAGATGAATTTCTAAGTGGTCATGTTTACATAGCAGGATTAGTAAATTCCAGATACCCTTCCAACTCAAAGGGGCAAACTGTGGGCCCACGAGACAGCCCAAATAACCAAGCTCTACATGAGGGAGACTTGGAAGAAGGTTGGAGAGAGGGAATTCTCCTTCCAGggtgtggagctgcagctgctacTGCAGCCTGTTACACCTGCTGTGACCCCCTCCAGAGGAAGAGAGATGTGAAGAGTTACCAGGGATACAGGCAAGTTCAGATCCACCGGCCCTACCTCATTCCTCTACACAAATCCTCCCCGGGCTTGGGATGTAAGTGGCTCTGGCAAATTGTGCTCCATGTCACACTGAGCAGGCATCAAGTACTATACTACCAGAACTATACAACTTGTATTGTGTCCATGTCCATGCAGACCAGGGTGTCCCTAAGCCTAGGACTTACCCCAAAGAGCAGGCAGAGCTAGTGTGCATATTTGTAGATATTTTTTGGTCAGGTTCCCCCTCAAAAGAGATGAGAAACTGATTCACAATATGAAACTCACAGCACAAGTAGCAGTGTCTGCTGTACAATGGTCCAATTCCAACCTCCGTTTCTAATTTGACAGGGATAAAGTCACAATTTGACTGGTTGACTTAAAAGTTGAATAAAAGCTCAACATACCTGCACCGGTATGCCCTCTGAAATGTTGGATCTTGGCCCCTGAGCTCCATTCCCAACAGGCTACTGTGTTATCAAAGGATCCCGTTACAAGCTTTTGCTCATCAAACTTCACTGTAGCACAAGTGTGTGTCTGGATACCATATATGCACTGCCCTGTGCTTACATCCCACAGCTTTGCAGACAGGTCATCTGAACCTATAGTTTAAGAACACGGTAGCTGGTTGCATTAAAGTGACAGTTAATTCCCAGACTTATACTGGGCTTTCCCCCATGTTTGTCTTAAATTAAGTATTTCCTCTCTACTCACGCAGTGTGAGACTTATTTAATGAGGAAAGTTCTAGTTTTCAGGGAATGATGAAGTCTCAACATTACACAAACACAACTGAAACAGTTTCAACTTAATTGGTAGGTGCATGGCCTCCCAGTTTCCCACCTTCACTCCTTACAATTCCATCCCTCTTCCAACACCACCCCCAGCACAGCTATCATAAATCAGATTAAACAAATTATATTGTTACAAAATAAATGGTAAAGCTCAAAGATGAGAAATCTTTAAGCATCATAATAGACTCCAAGGCTACTGGGCTTCCTACCTGTACAAAGAAGACCATCTTTATAGTAAAGTGCATATACTCTGGCACTGTGTCCAATTAATGAGGATGTCTCAAAGGCTTCATGGTCCCTCAGTTGCTTCATTCTTAAAATAGCCTTCAAGTAAACCTTCTTCCAATGCAGAGGATCCTGAACAGAATCATCTATCTGCCAACCCAAGTTCTTACAAGCAGTTTGCCACACCTCTGTGCAGGCACTTATAACCTTATTCCACTGCTTTGACACGAGGCAACATGTGA
This genomic interval carries:
- the FBXW2 gene encoding F-box/WD repeat-containing protein 2 isoform X1; protein product: MEKKDFEAWLDNISVTFFSLTDLQKNETLDHLISLSGAVQLRHLSNNLEILLKRDFLKLLPLELSFYLLKWLDPQTLLTCCLVSKQWNKVISACTEVWQTACKNLGWQIDDSVQDPLHWKKVYLKAILRMKQLRDHEAFETSSLIGHSARVYALYYKDGLLCTGSDDLSAKLWDVSTGQCIYGIQTHTCATVKFDEQKLVTGSFDNTVACWEWSSGAKIQHFRGHTGAVFSVDYNDELDVLVSGSADFTLKVWALSTGMCLNTFTGHTEWVTKVVLQKCKVKSLMHSPGDYILLSADKYEIKIWPIGREINCKCLKTLSVSEDRSISLQPRLHFDGKYIVCSSALGLYQWDFASYDILRVIKPPDFANLSLLGFGDIFALLFDNKYLYIMDLRTEKLISRWPLPEYRKSKRGSSFLAGEMSWLNGLDGQNDMGLVFATSMPDHSIHLVLWKEHG
- the FBXW2 gene encoding F-box/WD repeat-containing protein 2 isoform X2, which codes for MEKKDFEAWLDNISVTFFSLTDLQKNETLDHLISLSGAVQLRHLSNNLEILLKRDFLKLLPLELSFYLLKWLDPQTLLTCCLVSKQWNKVISACTEVWQTACKNLGWQIDDSVQDPLHWKKVYLKAILRMKQLRDHEAFETSSLIGHSARVYALYYKDGLLCTGSDDLSAKLWDVSTGQCIYGIQTHTCATVKFDEQKLVTGSFDNTVACWEWSSGAKIQHFRGHTGAVFSVDYNDELDVLVSGSADFTLKVWALSTGMCLNTFTGHTEWVTKVVLQKCKVKSLMHSPGDYILLSADKYEIKIWPIGREINCKCLKTLSVSEDRSISLQPRLHFDGSSNLLILQTYPCWALEIYLPYYLITNTCI